Proteins encoded in a region of the Penaeus vannamei isolate JL-2024 chromosome 30, ASM4276789v1, whole genome shotgun sequence genome:
- the LOC113820651 gene encoding serine/arginine-rich splicing factor 1B: protein MPLREAERARRAPIGRPTSRGGGGGWACGGRRARGTPFRHSGSGAAEVYDVPVFSAIMSYGRGNNECRIYVGNLPPDIRTKDIEDLFYKFGKIVFIDLKNRRGPPFAFVEFEDSRDAEDAVHSRDGYDYDGYRLRVEFPRNSVPGAARGGSGRGRGRGPPARRSQYRVSVTGLPPTGSWQDLKDHMREAGDVCYADVYKDGTGVVEFLRYEDMKYAVKKLDDSKFRSHEGENSYIRVKEDYGGSSPASGGGGGGGRGRSRSRSRSPRGYRGSPTYSPVRRSYSRSPSRSRSPSRSRDRY, encoded by the exons ATGCCCCTCCGAGAggcagaaagagcgagaagggctCCGATAGGGCGGCCTACttcgcgcggcggcggcggcggctgggcGTGCGGCGGCCGGCGAGCGCGAGGGACGCCATTCCGCCATTCCGGCTCGGGCGCGGCGGAGGTGTACGACGTGCCGGTATTTTCAGCGATCATGTCTTACGGGAGAGGAAACAACGAGTGTCGCATCTACGTGGGGAACCTGCCCCCGGACATCAGGACCAAGGACATCGAGGACCTGTTCTACAAATTCGGCAAGATCGTGTTCATCGACCTGAAGAACCGCCGAGGGCCCCCGTTCGCCTTCGTCGAATTCGAGGATTCAAG GGATGCCGAAGATGCAGTACACTCTCGTGATGGGTATGACTACGATGGCTACCGTCTGAGAGTGGAATTCCCTAGGAACAGTGTGCCAGGAGCAGCCAGAGGAGGCTCAGGAAGGGGGCGAGGCAGAGGTCCTCCAGCCCGAAGATCACAATACAGAGTTTCAGTCACAG GCCTGCCCCCTACTGGGAGCTGGCAGGACCTCAAGGACCACATGAGGGAGGCAGGAGATGTGTGTTATGCTGACGTGTACAAAGATGGCACAGGTGTGGTCGAGTTCCTCCGCTATGAAGATATGAAATATGCTGTCAAGAAACTTGATGATTCAAAGTTCCGCTCACATGAG GGTGAAAATTCTTACATTCGGGTGAAAGAAGATTATGGAGGTTCTAGTCCAGCAtccggtggtggtggaggaggaggacgtggtcgCTCAAGATCCAGGTCACGATCCCCACGAGGCTACCGAGGGTCACCCACCTACTCTCCTGTTCGCCGATCTTATTCTAGGTCGCCCTCACGATCTAGGTCACCATCACGCTCCCGAGATCGCTACTAG